In one Natronosalvus amylolyticus genomic region, the following are encoded:
- a CDS encoding zinc-ribbon domain-containing protein, whose protein sequence is MVETTVQLLCPECTKEWQVTPDQLPETTAMFHCPNCHASRRMSEFMRTDRDLRTLKQLG, encoded by the coding sequence ATGGTCGAGACGACCGTTCAATTGTTGTGTCCTGAATGTACGAAAGAGTGGCAAGTGACACCCGACCAGTTGCCCGAAACCACGGCGATGTTTCATTGCCCCAACTGTCACGCTTCGAGGCGTATGTCCGAGTTTATGCGAACCGATCGCGATCTGCGAACGCTGAAACAGCTCGGGTGA
- a CDS encoding UPF0058 family protein: protein MKKQELIHLHGLLAEVSNQCAKWNDCPVALDEYESLGIRPTSIHKSKTDHKAAVFALAGGITDSMREGEAEAVAATAD, encoded by the coding sequence ATGAAGAAACAAGAGCTCATTCACCTTCACGGCCTTCTTGCCGAGGTATCGAACCAGTGTGCCAAATGGAACGACTGTCCTGTAGCTCTCGACGAATACGAGTCGCTTGGTATTCGGCCGACATCCATTCACAAATCGAAAACTGATCACAAAGCTGCTGTTTTTGCACTTGCTGGGGGAATTACGGACTCGATGCGGGAGGGGGAAGCCGAAGCAGTTGCCGCAACTGCCGACTGA
- a CDS encoding DUF555 domain-containing protein: MHCRVVVEAAVPVYDVETEDEAIRIAISKTGEMLNPDLNYVEINMGERTSPGGEELPPAFIAADEALVALELEMTVFNVEREEHASRIARKEIGQRLQNIPLEVLSVEIIEDDDDEDDAEAEDDQSADDDASSDEAADNDSETSDEDDDVLPEFEDLLE, encoded by the coding sequence ATGCACTGCAGGGTTGTCGTCGAAGCTGCTGTGCCGGTGTACGACGTCGAGACGGAGGACGAGGCAATCCGCATCGCCATCTCAAAGACTGGCGAGATGCTCAACCCTGACCTGAACTACGTCGAAATCAACATGGGTGAACGAACCTCCCCGGGCGGGGAAGAGCTGCCACCTGCCTTTATCGCCGCCGACGAAGCCCTCGTCGCCCTCGAACTCGAGATGACCGTGTTCAACGTCGAACGCGAAGAACACGCCTCACGGATTGCCCGCAAAGAGATCGGCCAACGGCTCCAGAACATCCCACTCGAGGTGCTCAGCGTCGAGATTATCGAAGACGACGACGACGAAGACGACGCGGAAGCCGAAGACGACCAATCGGCCGATGACGACGCTTCGAGTGACGAGGCGGCTGACAACGATTCGGAGACGAGTGACGAAGACGATGACGTGCTCCCCGAGTTCGAAGACCTCCTCGAGTGA
- a CDS encoding DNA-3-methyladenine glycosylase family protein, producing METGVISSDEFVGGFDLYRTLESGQSYLWTRSDGAMYTDQPAPNAWYETVVDGVPIRVRQPDGTNGGLEWRAGEDAVPTIRRLLRLDDDLEAIAADAPDDALIQEAYTAHDGMRLVEDPAFGTLISFICSAQMRVGRIHTMVSTLAGEYGEPYTLEGDTIYAFPTPKALAAATEADLRHLSLGYRAPYVERTAAMVAEGEAHPEDARALEYEAAREHLTQFVGVGDKVADCVLLFALGFDEAVPLDTWIKSAIAEYYPDCDRGNYADTSRAIRERLGGCYAGYAQTYLFHHLRTGAVDSSA from the coding sequence ATGGAAACGGGTGTCATCTCGAGCGACGAATTCGTCGGCGGCTTCGACCTGTATCGAACCCTCGAGAGCGGACAGAGCTACCTCTGGACGCGAAGCGATGGGGCGATGTACACGGATCAACCGGCACCGAACGCCTGGTACGAAACGGTCGTCGACGGTGTCCCGATTCGGGTTCGCCAGCCCGACGGCACGAACGGCGGCCTCGAGTGGCGAGCCGGTGAGGACGCCGTCCCGACGATTCGCCGCCTGCTCAGACTGGACGACGACCTCGAGGCGATTGCTGCCGATGCACCCGACGACGCTTTGATTCAGGAGGCCTACACAGCCCACGACGGGATGCGATTAGTCGAAGACCCCGCGTTCGGGACTCTCATCTCGTTTATCTGTTCGGCCCAGATGCGCGTCGGGCGGATTCACACGATGGTGTCGACGCTCGCAGGTGAATACGGCGAACCGTACACGCTCGAGGGCGACACGATCTACGCGTTTCCGACGCCGAAGGCGCTGGCGGCGGCGACCGAAGCCGACCTGCGGCATCTCAGCCTCGGCTATCGTGCGCCCTACGTCGAACGAACCGCAGCGATGGTCGCCGAGGGTGAGGCGCACCCCGAGGACGCTCGAGCCCTCGAGTACGAAGCCGCCCGCGAGCACCTGACGCAGTTCGTCGGCGTCGGCGACAAAGTAGCCGACTGCGTGTTGTTGTTCGCGCTGGGATTCGACGAAGCCGTTCCGCTCGACACCTGGATCAAATCCGCGATTGCGGAGTACTATCCCGACTGCGACCGTGGGAACTACGCCGACACTTCGAGGGCAATTCGCGAGCGCCTCGGTGGTTGCTACGCCGGCTACGCCCAGACCTATCTGTTCCACCATCTTCGGACGGGTGCGGTCGACTCGAGTGCCTGA
- a CDS encoding acylphosphatase has product MTETDERIRAHVFVSGNVQGVFFRATTRDTATDHGVDGWVRNLEDGRVEAVFEGDTDSVEAMVEWCHEGSPAATVEDVEVTMEEPTDCAGFEVRY; this is encoded by the coding sequence ATGACCGAAACCGACGAACGAATCCGCGCACACGTGTTCGTCTCCGGAAACGTCCAGGGCGTGTTTTTCCGGGCGACGACTCGAGACACCGCGACGGACCACGGTGTCGACGGCTGGGTACGGAACCTCGAGGACGGCCGCGTCGAGGCCGTGTTCGAGGGCGACACTGACAGCGTCGAGGCGATGGTCGAGTGGTGCCACGAGGGGTCGCCCGCGGCGACCGTCGAAGACGTCGAGGTAACCATGGAGGAACCGACTGACTGCGCTGGATTCGAGGTTCGGTACTGA
- a CDS encoding NAD(P)H-hydrate dehydratase codes for MITGRRMAAVDQNAAALGVTQKQLMESSGHAVARAVERLLEDERASHREGDRIDSDARDSSDPPRVCLVAGRGNNGGDAFVAARFLEGYDVTTVLVGRADAIGTRIARENWAALEAADHDLREIRDSRDASLPACDLVVDAMLGTGITGDLREPAASMAAEINAADAPVLSVDVPSGFDADDGDHATNGVEADHVVTFHDAKPGLEALSASLEVADIGIPAAAARFVGPGDCRLARPEARTGRGFVIGGGPYTGAPALAALAALRTGMELSFVAAPSTVAGEIASYSQDLIVQPYDGDVLTPEAVPNLVETAERYDDVVILGPGLGTADTTIEAVRAFLESYTGPAVVDADALGIVPNVDTDATLVCTPNTRELEGMGGPATDDPAAVADEIEAFARDLGHVVLVKGATDVITDGETTRLNRTGTPGMAVGGTGDLLAGITAGLLEHNVPLEAAAVGAYVNGRAGESVAADTHAGLLATDLLEAIPPALWGDDDE; via the coding sequence ATGATCACCGGCAGACGGATGGCCGCCGTCGACCAGAACGCCGCGGCCCTCGGCGTCACCCAGAAGCAGCTCATGGAATCGAGCGGGCACGCCGTCGCCCGTGCGGTCGAACGCCTGCTCGAGGACGAGAGAGCCAGCCACCGCGAGGGCGATAGAATCGACTCCGACGCCCGGGATTCCAGCGACCCACCGCGCGTCTGTCTCGTCGCCGGCCGCGGCAACAACGGCGGTGACGCCTTCGTCGCCGCCCGCTTTCTCGAGGGGTACGACGTCACGACGGTCCTGGTCGGCCGAGCGGACGCCATCGGGACACGGATTGCCCGCGAGAACTGGGCTGCCCTCGAAGCCGCCGATCACGACCTGCGAGAGATTCGGGACTCTCGAGACGCGTCGTTGCCGGCATGTGACCTCGTCGTGGATGCCATGCTCGGCACGGGTATCACCGGTGACCTCCGCGAACCCGCGGCGTCGATGGCCGCCGAAATCAACGCGGCGGACGCCCCGGTTCTGAGTGTCGACGTTCCGTCGGGATTCGACGCTGACGACGGCGACCACGCCACGAACGGCGTCGAGGCCGATCACGTCGTCACCTTTCACGACGCCAAACCGGGCCTCGAGGCGCTGTCGGCGTCGCTCGAGGTCGCCGATATCGGCATTCCGGCGGCCGCAGCACGCTTCGTCGGTCCCGGTGACTGCCGACTGGCTCGTCCCGAGGCTCGAACCGGCCGTGGGTTCGTAATCGGCGGCGGTCCCTACACCGGCGCGCCCGCGCTGGCAGCCCTCGCAGCCCTTCGGACGGGGATGGAACTCTCCTTCGTGGCGGCCCCGAGTACGGTCGCCGGCGAGATCGCGAGCTACAGCCAGGACCTGATCGTCCAGCCCTACGACGGCGACGTGCTCACCCCGGAGGCGGTGCCGAACCTCGTCGAGACGGCCGAACGCTACGACGACGTCGTCATCCTCGGTCCCGGACTGGGCACGGCCGACACGACGATCGAGGCTGTGCGTGCGTTCCTCGAGTCCTACACCGGCCCGGCGGTCGTCGACGCCGACGCGCTGGGGATCGTCCCGAATGTCGACACCGACGCCACGCTCGTCTGCACGCCCAATACGCGCGAACTCGAGGGGATGGGCGGGCCTGCGACCGACGATCCGGCGGCGGTCGCCGACGAGATCGAAGCCTTCGCTCGCGACCTCGGGCACGTCGTTCTGGTCAAGGGAGCCACGGACGTGATCACCGACGGCGAGACGACCAGGCTGAACCGTACCGGCACCCCCGGTATGGCCGTCGGCGGAACGGGGGACTTGCTCGCCGGGATTACGGCCGGCCTGCTCGAGCACAACGTCCCGCTCGAGGCGGCCGCCGTCGGTGCCTACGTCAACGGACGGGCCGGCGAGTCGGTCGCGGCCGACACCCACGCGGGATTACTAGCGACGGACCTGCTCGAGGCGATTCCGCCAGCGCTATGGGGGGATGACGATGAGTGA
- the moaC gene encoding cyclic pyranopterin monophosphate synthase MoaC: MTMSEDRPMTSNGNDSEDEEGPGKASLTHTTDDGDVQMVDVGSKPDTRRRAVAAGDIHLRQSTAAAIREDTVDKGDVLATARVGAIQAVKHTWETIPMCHQIPITNVDTSFEFLDTADDDGADYATLSLEVAVETTGKTGCEMEALEGVTTGLNVVWDMVKAVEKDEDGQYPATRIENVRVLEKRKRER, encoded by the coding sequence ATGACGATGAGTGAGGACCGGCCGATGACGTCGAATGGGAACGACAGTGAGGATGAAGAGGGACCGGGTAAGGCGTCGCTCACGCACACGACCGACGACGGCGATGTACAGATGGTCGACGTCGGCTCGAAACCGGATACGCGACGACGGGCGGTCGCAGCCGGGGACATTCACCTTCGGCAGTCGACGGCAGCGGCGATTCGCGAGGACACTGTCGACAAGGGCGACGTACTGGCGACCGCTCGAGTCGGCGCGATTCAGGCCGTCAAACACACCTGGGAGACGATTCCGATGTGTCACCAGATTCCGATCACGAACGTCGATACGTCGTTCGAGTTCCTCGACACTGCGGACGACGACGGGGCTGACTATGCGACGCTCTCACTCGAGGTCGCCGTCGAGACGACGGGCAAAACCGGCTGTGAGATGGAGGCTCTCGAGGGAGTGACGACGGGACTCAACGTCGTCTGGGACATGGTGAAAGCCGTCGAAAAGGACGAAGACGGGCAGTACCCGGCGACCCGAATCGAGAACGTTCGCGTGCTCGAGAAACGGAAACGCGAGCGGTAG
- a CDS encoding phosphotransferase family protein: MTGTAPPLETARLEGYLERQGIAVTGIEVMADGLNLLCSVSTPAESNAFVLRRPNKLRESDLFNDLRSEYRLLSRLVETSVPTPEPVHYCTDTAVLDGEWFLMEYLEGTPIPLGSDLPEGFQNPTDRRALAQRIVDTLAKIHTLEPDSFDDVCERQTPLEQVAIAKDRLETAATVTGREFPRLRSIATCLEDNPPATTRTTLVHGDYRPGNLLFAEDQPTVTGVIDWETAILGDPLTELGYLLLRWRDEGDPTPDLDSLESKYQGSEALEHLRETNQRGLAPYTAKPGSPTRQELVARYEQRTGYAFEHERFYRAHAAFMLATVWVDLHRHSVEIGSDADWEPHIEYMAMVATAIVDGGLTL; this comes from the coding sequence ATGACGGGAACTGCGCCACCGCTCGAAACCGCCCGACTCGAGGGCTACCTCGAGCGCCAGGGGATTGCCGTGACCGGAATCGAGGTGATGGCCGACGGGCTCAACTTGCTCTGTAGCGTGTCGACCCCAGCCGAGTCGAACGCCTTCGTCCTGCGACGCCCGAACAAACTCCGAGAGAGCGACCTGTTCAACGACCTCCGCTCGGAGTATCGACTCCTCTCGAGACTGGTGGAAACGTCAGTTCCAACCCCCGAGCCCGTTCACTACTGCACCGACACGGCCGTTCTCGACGGCGAATGGTTCCTGATGGAGTATCTCGAGGGAACCCCGATTCCGCTCGGGAGCGACCTCCCCGAAGGGTTTCAAAATCCGACTGATCGACGAGCGCTCGCGCAGAGGATCGTCGATACGCTGGCGAAAATACACACGCTCGAGCCCGACTCGTTCGACGACGTCTGTGAACGACAGACGCCCCTCGAGCAGGTCGCCATCGCGAAAGACCGCCTCGAGACGGCGGCGACGGTGACGGGACGGGAATTTCCACGCCTCCGGTCGATTGCAACCTGCCTCGAGGACAACCCACCAGCGACGACGCGGACGACGCTGGTTCACGGCGATTACCGACCCGGAAATCTGCTGTTCGCCGAGGACCAACCAACGGTGACAGGCGTCATCGACTGGGAGACGGCGATACTCGGAGACCCGCTGACCGAACTCGGCTATCTCTTGCTCCGATGGCGCGACGAGGGTGATCCGACGCCGGACCTCGATTCCCTCGAGTCGAAATACCAGGGGAGCGAGGCTCTCGAGCACCTGCGAGAAACGAACCAACGGGGTCTGGCCCCGTATACCGCGAAACCGGGCAGTCCGACCCGTCAGGAACTCGTGGCTCGCTACGAACAACGAACCGGCTACGCGTTCGAACACGAGCGGTTCTATCGGGCACACGCGGCGTTCATGCTGGCGACCGTCTGGGTCGACCTCCACCGGCACTCCGTCGAGATCGGGAGCGACGCCGACTGGGAGCCACACATCGAGTACATGGCGATGGTCGCGACGGCTATCGTCGATGGGGGACTCACGCTGTGA
- a CDS encoding polysaccharide deacetylase family protein, with amino-acid sequence MKRRIYLATAGALALGGCMGFGETDGPGDDAANESTGNGNDDNGTGNGTGNGTGDGNGDENGDENGDENGDENGNDDPLEAETFDDFESLDDWRTISGSVRAYDGYSVVGSQSVLLEADESVEQVRMVRELEEPLDCSEVVPGLAVASHGIANVGIQLYDESRSKVVYRQRTHGMSIRHVPFGVEYIEGTPDLTEVTEIHISIWAGEGTAQGWVDDLHFVPKSAGKVLLTFDGAYESHYEEAMPLLEEYGYPATAFVPTGRLREEASHDGSRLTYDQVADLHDAGWTISSNGAHGGNLTTLEGDRTPSSEITEAVGWLEEHGYGDGAAFMAYPGGYYDDDVLEIAGDAHTLAFAGGYPGHGYVKNPMLCSRRLQPDADQARHALDVAAELGGVTTLAFFNVDSDSDVDLEDTLSYLAELESAGDLEVVTPQAIADEQLL; translated from the coding sequence ATGAAGCGACGTATCTATCTTGCTACGGCAGGCGCACTGGCCCTCGGCGGCTGTATGGGTTTCGGCGAGACCGACGGTCCAGGCGACGACGCAGCAAACGAGTCCACAGGTAACGGCAACGATGACAACGGCACCGGGAACGGCACCGGAAACGGGACCGGTGACGGCAACGGTGACGAAAACGGTGATGAAAACGGCGACGAGAACGGCGACGAAAACGGCAACGACGACCCCCTCGAGGCTGAAACGTTCGACGATTTCGAAAGCCTCGACGACTGGCGAACGATTTCCGGATCCGTCCGTGCATACGACGGCTACAGCGTGGTCGGCTCCCAATCGGTCCTGCTCGAGGCCGACGAGTCCGTCGAACAGGTCCGGATGGTTCGCGAACTCGAGGAGCCGCTGGATTGTAGCGAGGTCGTTCCCGGTCTCGCGGTGGCATCGCACGGAATAGCGAACGTCGGCATTCAGCTGTACGATGAGTCCCGAAGCAAGGTGGTCTATCGACAGCGAACCCACGGGATGTCGATTCGTCACGTCCCCTTCGGCGTCGAGTACATCGAAGGCACACCCGACCTGACCGAAGTCACGGAGATTCACATCTCCATCTGGGCGGGTGAGGGAACGGCCCAGGGCTGGGTCGACGACTTACACTTCGTCCCTAAATCCGCTGGCAAAGTCCTGCTCACCTTCGACGGAGCGTACGAATCACACTACGAGGAAGCGATGCCCCTGCTCGAGGAGTACGGCTATCCGGCCACGGCGTTCGTCCCGACGGGTCGTCTCCGAGAGGAGGCTAGCCACGACGGCAGTCGACTCACCTACGACCAGGTCGCCGACCTCCACGACGCCGGCTGGACGATCAGCAGTAACGGTGCTCACGGGGGCAACCTGACCACGCTCGAGGGTGACCGAACACCCTCGAGTGAGATCACCGAAGCCGTCGGCTGGCTCGAAGAACACGGCTACGGGGACGGGGCAGCCTTCATGGCCTATCCCGGCGGCTACTACGACGACGACGTCCTCGAGATTGCGGGTGACGCACACACGCTGGCCTTCGCCGGGGGCTATCCGGGCCACGGCTACGTGAAAAACCCGATGCTGTGTTCACGTCGCTTACAGCCCGACGCAGATCAGGCACGTCACGCCCTCGACGTCGCGGCCGAACTGGGCGGCGTTACGACCCTGGCCTTCTTCAACGTCGACTCGGATTCGGACGTCGACCTCGAGGACACGCTCTCGTATCTCGCTGAACTGGAGTCGGCTGGCGACCTCGAGGTCGTTACGCCCCAGGCGATTGCAGACGAACAGCTGCTCTGA
- a CDS encoding SDR family NAD(P)-dependent oxidoreductase, with translation MTERLESPTANAVEGRFDGQTAIVTGSTRGIGAGIAARLAAEGANVVVTGRTAEAGKAVVDAIEADGGEAVFVEADMREPDDIAALAEATAETYGGVDILVNNAGVQTETAVDEASMDDWAFVLETDFRAYWLAAKAALEHMDEGSIINISSNHAESTMPGLFPYNAVKAGINGMTRAMALDLGPSIRTNTVAPGWIEIERTREELPGGRLEEVESIHPVGRIGTPADVAGVVAFLASKDAAFITGSTLLVDGGRGAVLQDDTLPDYRRLNLE, from the coding sequence ATGACCGAACGCCTCGAGTCCCCAACCGCAAACGCCGTCGAGGGGCGATTCGACGGGCAGACAGCCATCGTGACGGGGTCGACGCGCGGCATCGGTGCCGGTATCGCGGCCCGACTCGCCGCCGAAGGCGCGAACGTGGTCGTCACGGGGCGAACCGCCGAAGCCGGCAAAGCCGTCGTCGACGCTATCGAAGCTGACGGCGGCGAAGCCGTCTTCGTCGAAGCCGACATGCGAGAACCCGACGACATCGCGGCGCTCGCCGAAGCCACCGCCGAGACCTACGGCGGCGTCGACATCCTGGTGAACAACGCGGGCGTCCAGACCGAGACAGCCGTCGACGAGGCGTCGATGGACGACTGGGCGTTCGTCCTCGAGACCGACTTCCGTGCCTACTGGCTCGCGGCGAAAGCCGCCCTCGAGCACATGGACGAGGGGTCGATCATCAACATCTCCTCGAATCACGCCGAATCGACGATGCCGGGGCTGTTTCCCTACAACGCCGTCAAAGCCGGCATCAACGGGATGACCCGGGCCATGGCGCTCGACCTCGGTCCGTCGATTCGAACGAACACGGTCGCGCCAGGCTGGATCGAGATCGAACGGACCCGAGAAGAGTTGCCCGGCGGCCGCCTCGAGGAGGTCGAATCGATTCATCCGGTCGGGCGCATCGGTACGCCTGCCGACGTCGCCGGAGTCGTCGCGTTCCTCGCGAGCAAGGATGCCGCGTTCATCACGGGGTCGACGCTGCTGGTCGACGGCGGCCGCGGTGCCGTGCTGCAAGACGACACTCTCCCCGACTATCGACGCCTGAATCTCGAGTGA
- the dgoD gene encoding galactonate dehydratase: MRITDYELFEVPPRWLFLKLTTSDGTVGWGEPVVEGRAKTVRTAVEELLDNYLLGEDPSRIEDHWQAMYRGGFYRGGPVLMSAIAGVDQALWDIKGKHFDAPVYELLGGRARNRVRVYQWIGGDRPRDVGDAAREKVDEGFTALKMNATPEFRPVDNPRAVSDAVDRIAAVREAVGDEVDIGVDFHGRVSKPMARRLAAALEPYDPMFIEEPVLPQHNDALADIRAATTTPIATGERMYSRWDFKQIFEDNAVDVIQPDLSHAGGITEVKKIAAMAEAYDVSVAPHCPLGPIALASCIQVDACSPNTLIQEQSLDIHYNETSDVLDYLVDPSVFEYRDGYVDLPDGPGLGIEIDESYVREQTGGVDWHNPIWRHDDGSVAEW, from the coding sequence ATGCGTATCACTGATTACGAACTGTTCGAAGTCCCCCCACGATGGCTCTTTCTCAAGCTGACCACTAGCGACGGCACCGTCGGCTGGGGTGAGCCGGTCGTCGAAGGGCGGGCCAAGACCGTTCGCACGGCCGTCGAAGAACTGCTCGACAACTACCTGCTGGGCGAAGACCCCAGTCGAATCGAAGACCACTGGCAGGCGATGTATCGCGGCGGATTCTATCGCGGTGGGCCCGTCCTCATGTCCGCCATCGCCGGCGTCGATCAGGCGCTGTGGGACATCAAGGGCAAGCACTTCGATGCCCCCGTCTACGAACTGCTCGGCGGTCGAGCCAGAAACCGCGTCCGCGTCTACCAGTGGATCGGCGGCGACCGCCCGCGGGATGTGGGCGACGCCGCCCGCGAGAAGGTCGACGAGGGCTTTACGGCGCTCAAGATGAACGCCACGCCCGAGTTCCGTCCCGTCGACAACCCGCGTGCTGTCTCGGACGCGGTCGACCGGATCGCCGCCGTCAGAGAAGCCGTCGGCGACGAAGTCGATATCGGCGTCGACTTCCACGGACGCGTCTCCAAACCGATGGCCAGACGCCTCGCGGCGGCGCTCGAGCCGTACGACCCGATGTTCATCGAAGAACCCGTCTTGCCCCAGCACAACGACGCGCTGGCGGATATCCGGGCAGCGACGACGACTCCCATCGCAACCGGCGAACGAATGTACTCCCGATGGGATTTCAAACAGATTTTCGAGGACAACGCGGTCGACGTCATCCAACCGGACCTCTCACACGCCGGTGGCATCACGGAGGTCAAAAAGATCGCCGCGATGGCCGAAGCCTACGACGTGTCGGTGGCACCACACTGCCCGCTCGGCCCCATCGCACTGGCCTCCTGTATCCAGGTCGACGCCTGCTCGCCCAACACGCTGATCCAGGAACAGAGTCTGGACATCCACTACAACGAGACGAGCGACGTCCTCGATTACCTGGTCGACCCCTCCGTGTTCGAGTATCGAGACGGCTACGTCGACCTGCCGGATGGTCCGGGACTCGGCATCGAAATCGACGAGTCCTACGTCCGCGAGCAGACCGGCGGCGTCGACTGGCACAACCCGATCTGGCGACACGACGACGGCAGCGTCGCCGAGTGGTAA
- a CDS encoding ABC transporter ATP-binding protein, whose protein sequence is MARITLTDLTKVYDPGGEAVVAVEDCNLTVDDGEFLVLVGPSGCGKSTTLRCIAGLEDITEGRLEFGDTDVTTYSASERDVAMVFQNYALYPHMSVRQNIGFGLKLSSKLSSSEINERVESVAEMLGISELLGDKPKELSGGQQQRVALGRAIVREPEVFLMDEPLSNLDAKLRSDMRTELQELQQDLDVTTVYVTHDQTEAMAMGDRIAVMDGGVLQQVGAPETVYRDPVNEFVADFIGSPSINLFTAEVNGSTLLGPGGFTYELEDASPVDDYDRVRVGIRPEDIRLVDGGPNRAEVTVVEPMGNENFCYMELEHVEMTARISPTQRPTAGEEVAFAFDEAALYLFDAETGDALKTKTDEAPENIHTEVST, encoded by the coding sequence ATGGCACGCATAACACTCACCGACCTCACCAAGGTGTACGACCCCGGCGGCGAAGCAGTCGTCGCCGTCGAGGACTGCAACCTCACCGTCGACGATGGCGAGTTCCTCGTCCTCGTCGGCCCGTCGGGCTGTGGAAAATCCACCACACTCCGGTGTATCGCCGGCCTCGAAGACATCACCGAGGGTCGCCTCGAGTTCGGAGACACCGACGTCACCACCTACAGCGCCAGCGAGCGAGACGTCGCGATGGTGTTTCAGAACTACGCGCTGTACCCCCACATGAGCGTCCGCCAGAACATCGGCTTCGGGCTCAAACTCTCCTCGAAACTCTCCTCGAGCGAGATCAACGAGCGCGTCGAGTCGGTCGCCGAGATGCTCGGCATTAGCGAACTGCTCGGCGACAAGCCAAAAGAGCTCTCGGGCGGCCAACAACAGCGAGTGGCACTCGGCCGGGCGATCGTTCGCGAACCGGAAGTGTTCCTGATGGACGAGCCCCTGAGCAATCTCGACGCCAAACTTCGGTCTGACATGCGCACCGAGTTGCAGGAACTTCAGCAGGACCTGGACGTGACGACGGTGTACGTCACCCACGACCAGACCGAGGCGATGGCGATGGGTGATCGAATCGCCGTCATGGACGGGGGCGTCCTCCAGCAGGTCGGTGCGCCGGAGACGGTGTACCGCGATCCGGTTAACGAGTTCGTCGCCGACTTCATCGGCTCACCGAGTATCAACCTGTTTACCGCCGAAGTCAACGGTTCGACCCTGCTCGGGCCCGGTGGGTTCACGTACGAACTCGAGGACGCCTCGCCGGTCGACGACTACGACCGGGTCCGTGTCGGTATCCGCCCCGAAGATATTCGACTGGTCGACGGTGGCCCTAACCGCGCGGAAGTGACCGTCGTCGAGCCGATGGGCAACGAGAACTTCTGTTACATGGAACTCGAGCACGTCGAGATGACGGCACGAATCAGTCCGACCCAGCGACCGACCGCCGGCGAGGAGGTCGCCTTCGCGTTCGACGAGGCCGCGCTGTACCTGTTCGACGCAGAGACCGGCGACGCACTGAAGACGAAAACCGACGAGGCACCCGAAAACATCCACACGGAGGTATCTACCTGA
- a CDS encoding carbohydrate ABC transporter permease — translation MREQRRKDAVWQFTTYVFILVMTLVMLVPLYWMIVAATLPQEQFIQFPPRLYPGTAFFENFAALQERTNFVRSIWNSVFIAVVYTVLSILLCSMAGFAFAKYEFRFKEPIFYLILATLVLPIQLLVIPLFLMMSQIDWTDTFRAIIIPWLANPIGIFLMRQNMKSIPDALLESARMDGATEFQIFYRIALPAMRSSIAALAIILFLFQWDLFLYPLVILETSANYTIPVALSGLEGTQRVYYDQIMVATSLAIIPLAILFLVLQKQFVSGILAGSLKE, via the coding sequence ATGCGCGAACAACGTCGCAAAGACGCCGTCTGGCAGTTCACGACCTACGTGTTCATCCTCGTGATGACGCTCGTGATGCTCGTCCCGCTCTACTGGATGATCGTCGCCGCGACACTCCCCCAGGAGCAGTTCATCCAGTTCCCGCCACGGCTGTACCCCGGAACGGCCTTTTTCGAGAACTTCGCTGCACTCCAGGAACGGACGAACTTCGTCCGCTCGATCTGGAACAGCGTCTTTATCGCCGTCGTCTATACCGTTCTCTCGATACTGCTGTGCTCGATGGCCGGATTCGCGTTCGCAAAGTACGAGTTCCGGTTCAAAGAGCCGATCTTCTATCTCATCCTGGCGACGCTCGTGTTGCCCATCCAGTTGCTGGTCATCCCGCTGTTCTTGATGATGTCCCAGATCGACTGGACTGATACCTTCAGAGCCATCATCATCCCGTGGCTGGCGAACCCCATCGGCATCTTCCTCATGCGACAGAATATGAAATCCATCCCCGACGCACTGCTCGAGTCAGCACGGATGGACGGCGCGACGGAGTTCCAGATCTTCTACCGGATCGCACTCCCGGCGATGCGCTCTTCGATCGCTGCACTCGCCATCATCCTGTTCCTGTTCCAGTGGGACCTGTTCCTCTACCCGCTGGTCATCCTCGAAACGTCGGCGAACTACACCATCCCCGTGGCCCTCTCCGGACTCGAGGGGACCCAGCGGGTGTACTACGACCAGATCATGGTCGCGACGAGTCTCGCGATCATCCCGCTGGCAATCCTGTTCCTGGTGCTCCAGAAACAGTTCGTCAGCGGCATTCTGGCCGGATCGCTCAAAGAGTAA